The Candidatus Cetobacterium colombiensis genome includes a window with the following:
- a CDS encoding ROK family protein — protein MKNENKNIIKEINLNALRNALKHTKVASKPVLAKLTGLSVVTINSLINTLINNGEAIEDTVLPSNGGRPATSFRFNSEFSLALFIYMHEENGVDTAFINVSNLYGEIIEKLKIHVTDLKLESFDLLIEKMILKYPAIKVIAFGIPGVEINGKLLVDYEGLNNQPLTEHIRKKFSLPVIFENDINAVVYGYSYLKEAEDDECIVGIYFPDKYPPGAGIYFNGKVYKGRDGLAGEINNLPLGINWNEFDFNKEDINEIIIKIVLSFNCMYNPDTIVLYGRDIEESIREKVIERCNSEIQRAMVPEIVISKEINIDFEIGIKQIALKYLEPKLMIKNK, from the coding sequence ATGAAAAATGAAAATAAAAATATTATCAAAGAAATTAATCTAAATGCCTTAAGAAATGCATTGAAGCATACAAAAGTTGCTTCTAAACCAGTTTTAGCAAAGTTAACTGGATTGAGTGTTGTGACAATTAACTCTTTAATAAACACTCTTATAAATAATGGAGAAGCAATAGAAGATACGGTGTTACCTTCAAACGGTGGAAGACCTGCAACTTCTTTTAGATTTAACAGTGAATTTTCATTAGCTTTATTTATTTATATGCATGAAGAAAATGGTGTAGATACAGCATTTATTAATGTATCAAATCTATATGGGGAAATAATTGAAAAACTAAAAATTCATGTTACAGATCTTAAATTAGAAAGTTTTGATTTACTAATTGAAAAAATGATATTGAAATATCCAGCAATTAAAGTTATAGCTTTTGGAATTCCAGGTGTAGAAATAAATGGGAAACTTCTTGTGGATTACGAGGGTTTAAATAATCAACCATTAACAGAACATATTCGAAAAAAATTTAGTTTGCCTGTTATATTTGAAAATGATATTAATGCTGTTGTATATGGATATTCTTACTTAAAAGAAGCTGAAGATGATGAATGTATTGTAGGAATTTATTTTCCAGATAAATATCCTCCAGGAGCAGGAATTTATTTTAATGGAAAAGTTTATAAAGGAAGAGATGGATTAGCTGGAGAAATTAATAATCTTCCTTTAGGGATTAATTGGAATGAATTTGATTTTAATAAAGAGGATATAAATGAGATTATAATAAAAATAGTTTTATCTTTTAATTGTATGTACAATCCAGATACAATTGTTCTTTATGGAAGAGATATTGAAGAATCAATTAGAGAGAAAGTAATAGAACGATGTAATTCTGAAATTCAAAGAGCTATGGTTCCAGAAATAGTTATTTCTAAGGAAATAAATATAGATTTTGAAATTGGAATTAAACAAATTGCTTTAAAATATTTAGAACCAAAATTAATGATTAAAAACAAATAA
- a CDS encoding vWA domain-containing protein, which produces MKFNFQSLDYFSGTKVPVIFLLDVSGSMGSIDKSGISCIEQLNLGFETFLNNILEDEMASAALDLSVITFGGENPELFLDFEQWNGGTKSNFVADGGTPMGRALELAYEQIQGRKLVYKDYGVNYYQPWVILMTDGEPTDDIENAKALFKNLQNRRKVTLFPVAIGNDANIGVLKELNPNMEPLRVEGTDFKKFFTWLSRSVEENELDIEKYNC; this is translated from the coding sequence ATGAAGTTTAATTTTCAAAGTTTAGATTATTTCTCAGGGACAAAGGTTCCAGTTATTTTTTTACTAGATGTTAGTGGTTCTATGGGAAGCATTGATAAAAGTGGTATCTCTTGTATTGAGCAACTAAATTTAGGGTTTGAGACTTTTTTAAATAATATTTTAGAGGATGAGATGGCTTCAGCTGCTTTGGATTTATCTGTTATTACATTTGGTGGAGAAAATCCTGAACTTTTCTTAGACTTTGAACAGTGGAATGGTGGCACTAAAAGTAATTTTGTGGCCGACGGTGGAACTCCTATGGGGAGAGCCTTAGAGTTGGCATATGAACAAATTCAAGGTAGGAAATTAGTTTATAAAGATTATGGTGTAAATTACTATCAACCATGGGTTATTTTAATGACTGATGGAGAACCTACTGATGATATTGAAAATGCAAAAGCTCTTTTTAAAAATTTACAAAACAGAAGAAAGGTAACTTTATTCCCTGTGGCCATTGGAAATGATGCAAATATTGGAGTTCTTAAAGAGTTAAACCCAAATATGGAACCTCTTAGAGTTGAAGGAACTGATTTTAAAAAGTTTTTCACTTGGCTTAGTAGAAGTGTTGAAGAAAATGAACTAGATATAGAAAAGTATAACTGTTAA
- a CDS encoding PHP domain-containing protein → MNYIDLHIHSNYSDDGEFEPKKIIEFCLEKGIRYFAIADHNSVKSIAETKKYCENKSIDVVSAVELDCNFNGVNLHVLGYGVDYNNPIFNEIEENIIFQEQEASIKRVELVRSLGIEVSDETIALLSKDGVINGEMIAEAAMKFDKNKENNLLKPYYTGGSRSDNPYVNFYWDFCAQGKPAYVEVKFMSLCEAIKIILNTGGIPILAHPGNNIKENIDLLEDIVSMGVEGIEVYSSYHNEKQTIIYENFARKNNLIMTCGSDFHGKNKPSISIGSVDCMENEEEIIKKLKERIK, encoded by the coding sequence ATGAATTATATAGATTTGCATATACATTCAAACTATAGTGATGATGGGGAATTTGAACCAAAAAAAATAATTGAGTTTTGTTTAGAAAAAGGGATTAGATACTTTGCTATTGCTGATCATAACTCAGTTAAATCAATAGCTGAAACTAAAAAATATTGTGAGAATAAAAGTATTGATGTTGTTTCAGCTGTGGAGTTAGATTGTAATTTTAATGGAGTTAACCTTCATGTTTTAGGTTATGGTGTAGATTATAATAATCCTATTTTTAATGAAATTGAAGAAAATATTATTTTTCAAGAACAAGAGGCCTCTATTAAAAGAGTTGAGCTTGTACGTTCTTTAGGAATAGAGGTTTCAGATGAAACTATTGCTTTATTATCAAAGGATGGTGTAATTAATGGAGAAATGATTGCTGAGGCAGCAATGAAATTTGATAAGAATAAAGAAAATAATTTACTAAAGCCTTACTACACTGGAGGGTCTAGAAGTGATAATCCTTATGTTAATTTTTATTGGGATTTTTGTGCTCAGGGAAAACCTGCTTATGTTGAAGTTAAATTTATGTCTTTATGTGAAGCTATTAAAATTATTTTAAATACAGGTGGAATACCAATTCTTGCACATCCTGGAAATAATATTAAGGAAAATATAGATTTATTAGAAGATATTGTTTCAATGGGAGTAGAGGGAATAGAAGTTTATAGTAGTTATCATAATGAAAAACAAACAATAATCTATGAAAACTTTGCTAGAAAAAATAATCTTATTATGACTTGTGGAAGTGATTTTCACGGTAAAAATAAACCTAGTATATCAATTGGATCAGTTGATTGTATGGAAAATGAAGAAGAAATAATAAAAAAATTAAAAGAGAGGATCAAATAA
- a CDS encoding radical SAM protein, whose protein sequence is MEMILKEGKGKVEVGGVNFDFSYFDVFPKMRVTLESDLENPILQIVTLEKKLRDLDYEEIEIEVLKRYRDTFNFLLDSTYLLRNGDRKGFTFFKSLTQKKAIRLSLTENCNYRCFFCHEEGMDMNARRESANFDKMCELLLKMRDLNYQDLTFTGGEPLVAKNDLIRYMDFMEENNYTPDLTIVTNGYLIDEVLIERIKRYKGEFKFNFSMHSVDKESYFQIVNPKNGDINSFDKVLKNIDLIRENGIRLKMNFVLLNGLNSSPDYIKRILEFANEKGAYCVKFLELLVTDKLNKFFNYFYSLESAIKDLGDDIFLENLTYRRGEYIFKNNLVVEFQKCTCANGCSVCPLNREINVTPQMSYYPCFILDSKKIEIDNNNVEESLKVGDVVIENLIKRYGNKSPVIIKNVANEKEKIEFYYKSAFTLEEIENLVNKNSFKLDRQRAFTDYIYKNNKNLNYEKLLKLSKNSYESHYREIVQKREFKCEKNHCSIEFLTEGKIIEDKENYDRYLEHLGFTNNLTLNWNIKFFKGSNRNFSIGINENTGLIYVVSPKEIDNELSNLLNLELLKEDLYKDIVKNM, encoded by the coding sequence ATGGAAATGATTTTAAAAGAGGGAAAAGGAAAAGTTGAGGTAGGAGGAGTTAATTTTGACTTCTCCTATTTTGACGTTTTTCCAAAAATGAGGGTAACTTTAGAGAGTGATTTAGAAAATCCTATTTTACAAATTGTTACTTTAGAGAAAAAGTTAAGAGATTTAGATTATGAAGAGATTGAAATTGAGGTGTTAAAAAGATATAGAGATACTTTTAATTTCCTTTTAGATTCAACATATCTATTAAGAAATGGTGACAGAAAAGGATTTACTTTTTTTAAATCTTTAACTCAAAAAAAAGCTATTAGATTATCTTTAACTGAAAATTGTAACTATCGTTGCTTCTTTTGTCATGAAGAGGGTATGGATATGAACGCTCGTAGAGAGTCTGCAAATTTTGATAAGATGTGTGAACTTCTTTTAAAAATGAGAGATTTAAACTACCAAGATTTGACTTTCACAGGTGGAGAGCCTCTTGTAGCTAAAAACGATTTAATAAGGTATATGGATTTTATGGAGGAAAATAACTATACACCTGATTTAACTATCGTAACTAATGGATATTTAATTGATGAAGTTTTAATTGAAAGAATAAAAAGATATAAAGGAGAGTTTAAATTTAACTTCTCTATGCATAGTGTGGATAAAGAGAGTTACTTCCAAATTGTTAACCCTAAAAATGGTGACATAAATTCTTTTGATAAAGTTCTTAAAAATATTGATCTGATTAGAGAAAATGGTATCAGACTAAAAATGAACTTTGTTCTTTTAAATGGATTAAATTCATCTCCTGATTATATTAAAAGAATTTTAGAGTTTGCAAATGAAAAAGGAGCTTACTGTGTTAAATTTTTAGAGCTTCTTGTAACTGATAAATTAAATAAGTTTTTTAACTACTTCTACAGTTTAGAATCTGCTATTAAAGATTTAGGTGATGATATATTCTTAGAGAATTTAACTTATAGAAGAGGGGAGTATATATTTAAAAACAACTTAGTTGTTGAGTTTCAAAAATGTACTTGTGCTAATGGGTGTAGTGTTTGTCCATTAAATAGAGAGATAAATGTAACTCCTCAAATGTCATATTATCCATGTTTTATACTAGATAGTAAAAAGATAGAGATTGACAATAACAATGTAGAGGAATCTTTAAAAGTAGGAGATGTAGTTATTGAAAATCTTATTAAAAGATATGGTAACAAAAGCCCTGTTATCATCAAAAACGTGGCTAATGAAAAGGAGAAGATAGAGTTTTATTATAAGTCTGCATTTACTTTAGAGGAGATTGAAAATTTAGTTAATAAAAATAGTTTTAAACTAGATAGACAAAGAGCTTTCACTGATTATATCTATAAAAATAATAAAAATCTCAATTATGAAAAACTTTTAAAATTGAGTAAAAATAGTTATGAAAGTCATTATAGAGAGATTGTACAAAAAAGAGAGTTTAAGTGTGAAAAAAATCATTGTAGTATTGAGTTTCTAACAGAGGGAAAAATTATTGAAGATAAGGAAAATTATGATAGATATTTAGAGCATCTTGGATTTACTAATAACTTAACTTTAAATTGGAATATTAAATTTTTCAAAGGTAGCAACAGGAATTTTAGTATTGGTATCAATGAAAATACTGGACTTATCTATGTCGTTTCACCTAAAGAGATTGATAATGAGTTATCAAATCTTTTAAATTTAGAGCTTTTAAAAGAGGATCTATATAAAGATATCGTTAAAAATATGTAA
- a CDS encoding maltose acetyltransferase domain-containing protein: MTEREKMLAGLLYDCGDSELLAQWHKAKDLIRSYLFFI; this comes from the coding sequence ATGACAGAAAGAGAAAAAATGTTAGCTGGTTTGTTATATGATTGTGGAGATAGTGAACTATTAGCTCAATGGCATAAAGCTAAAGATTTAATAAGATCTTACTTATTCTTTATTTAG
- a CDS encoding rubredoxin, producing the protein MKKLFLIFLIIFPFVFASGTSDEDAQKYECDVCGYTYNPAKGDSKADIPPGTSFKNLPDNWKCPRCGESKSGFKKK; encoded by the coding sequence ATGAAAAAATTATTCTTAATATTTTTAATTATTTTCCCATTTGTTTTTGCTTCTGGCACTTCTGATGAAGATGCTCAAAAATATGAATGTGATGTATGTGGTTACACTTATAATCCTGCAAAAGGAGATTCTAAGGCTGATATTCCTCCAGGAACTTCTTTTAAAAATCTTCCTGATAATTGGAAATGTCCAAGATGTGGTGAATCTAAAAGCGGTTTTAAAAAGAAATAA
- a CDS encoding CGGC domain-containing protein yields the protein MENIDFNNIEFAIIIQCSIAKRRCSGFYCVQSFYDKKGAFSSYPKDKNIMYLSMECGGCCGKGVSSLLGHFNRKMVDFYKIPKDKIVVHLASCMTNDHHHYDRCPHLEYIKDIIVRKHGFKNIIEGSFIWAGSEELRESGKYNTY from the coding sequence ATGGAAAATATTGATTTTAATAATATTGAGTTTGCCATTATCATTCAATGTTCAATTGCAAAAAGAAGATGCAGTGGATTCTATTGCGTTCAATCATTTTATGATAAGAAGGGGGCATTTTCAAGTTATCCAAAAGATAAAAATATAATGTATTTATCTATGGAATGTGGAGGATGCTGCGGAAAAGGAGTTTCAAGTTTACTTGGACATTTTAATAGAAAAATGGTTGATTTTTATAAAATTCCTAAGGATAAGATAGTAGTTCACTTAGCTTCTTGTATGACAAATGATCATCACCATTATGATAGATGTCCTCATCTTGAATATATCAAAGATATCATTGTCAGAAAGCATGGATTTAAAAATATTATAGAAGGTTCTTTTATTTGGGCTGGTTCTGAAGAGTTACGTGAATCTGGAAAATATAATACTTATTAA
- a CDS encoding Ppx/GppA phosphatase family protein, whose translation MLKHNLKIETEIASGGEGKILKLKDQKIYKEFHNISNKIQEKLEKIKLRNISLDSICTPKELVEENGNIVGYTMKNIDGINLKNYLLFTSMGKRNIKRSNLVDIAAKIASSFNYLHSKRVLVGDVSDSNVLIDKNLNTYLIDCDSFQVDRYLCEVGTDEFTPAEMMGKNFKTTPRTLNNEYFSLGVLLFKILIPGRHPFTVTNGGSPIENIKNGSFAYPLANDYDFNTPLDKKLLSTWNEMPLYIKECFFKTFKTQNRVSPKEWLEVLTKYKMDILENKASNNLFSEDTVANSDGPISLDRRTGVGNALNILNPNGSKIGVLEISTKAIKLLVRGSSNELKEFSYEDFGEKNGGFREGRLTNIGKLLDKNRNMNIPALKKVIDYSIHEFLAKARELNVKNLYCVATAAIRGAQNRDEILRFLKTEYNLSCRVLSRDEESKLTTNAFKYTGKIHPNGTEVLENSIKKNYLFIDQGGGSTEIAILRGFDNSLIFSKSLNFGSTILLNTLTINSNLNTPLASAFEENLKTVKSKINNTLKKEVRDIQVHECISVGTAITSATGKKGNKKQHCTVMTHEKIERSCFNAIKFLLDKYETIGELLAALKAEDESNCKNRVLDSALTKALGLPAFLEILKRFNLDKLVVSGTGLWYGLFYHHLEEELGMHQMDIAN comes from the coding sequence ATGTTAAAACATAATTTAAAAATAGAAACTGAAATTGCTTCAGGTGGAGAAGGAAAGATACTTAAATTGAAAGATCAAAAGATTTATAAAGAGTTTCATAATATTAGCAATAAAATTCAAGAAAAATTAGAAAAAATAAAACTAAGAAATATAAGTTTAGACAGTATTTGTACTCCAAAGGAGCTAGTGGAAGAAAATGGAAACATAGTTGGCTACACAATGAAAAATATTGATGGAATTAATTTAAAAAACTATCTTCTTTTCACATCTATGGGTAAAAGAAATATTAAAAGATCTAACCTTGTGGATATAGCAGCTAAAATAGCTTCATCATTTAACTATCTTCATTCAAAAAGAGTTCTTGTGGGAGATGTAAGTGATAGTAATGTTCTTATAGACAAAAATTTAAATACATACCTTATAGATTGTGACTCTTTCCAAGTAGATAGGTATCTCTGCGAAGTGGGAACAGATGAATTTACTCCAGCTGAGATGATGGGGAAAAACTTTAAGACAACACCTAGAACATTAAATAATGAATATTTCTCACTTGGAGTTTTACTTTTTAAAATTTTGATTCCTGGAAGACACCCTTTTACTGTAACAAATGGTGGTAGCCCTATTGAAAATATAAAAAATGGATCTTTTGCTTATCCTTTAGCTAATGATTATGATTTTAACACTCCACTTGATAAAAAATTACTTTCTACATGGAATGAGATGCCTTTATATATAAAAGAGTGCTTCTTTAAAACTTTTAAAACGCAAAATAGAGTTTCACCTAAGGAGTGGTTAGAAGTTTTAACTAAATATAAAATGGATATTTTAGAAAACAAAGCTTCTAATAATCTTTTTTCAGAGGATACTGTAGCAAATAGCGATGGACCTATATCTTTAGACAGAAGAACTGGAGTTGGAAATGCTTTAAATATTTTAAATCCTAATGGAAGTAAAATTGGAGTTCTTGAAATTAGTACTAAGGCAATTAAACTTTTAGTTAGAGGATCTAGTAACGAATTAAAAGAGTTTTCCTATGAGGATTTTGGTGAGAAAAATGGTGGCTTCAGAGAGGGGCGTTTAACAAATATAGGTAAACTTTTAGATAAAAACCGTAATATGAATATCCCAGCATTAAAAAAAGTTATTGATTACAGTATCCATGAATTTTTAGCAAAGGCAAGGGAGTTAAATGTTAAAAATCTATATTGTGTTGCCACTGCTGCAATAAGAGGAGCTCAAAATAGAGATGAGATTTTAAGATTTTTAAAAACTGAATATAATTTATCTTGTAGGGTTTTATCTAGAGATGAGGAGAGTAAATTAACTACTAATGCCTTTAAATACACTGGTAAAATACATCCCAATGGAACTGAGGTTTTAGAAAATTCTATAAAGAAAAACTATCTTTTCATTGATCAGGGTGGAGGCTCTACTGAGATTGCTATTTTAAGAGGTTTTGATAATTCACTTATATTTTCAAAGAGTTTAAACTTTGGAAGTACAATACTTCTTAATACTCTAACTATTAATAGCAACCTAAATACGCCATTAGCTTCTGCCTTTGAAGAGAATTTAAAAACTGTTAAATCTAAAATTAACAATACCTTAAAAAAAGAGGTTAGAGATATTCAAGTTCATGAGTGTATCTCAGTTGGTACTGCTATAACTTCGGCAACTGGAAAAAAAGGTAACAAAAAACAACATTGCACTGTAATGACTCATGAGAAAATTGAAAGATCATGTTTTAATGCTATTAAATTTTTATTGGATAAATATGAAACTATTGGAGAGCTATTAGCAGCTCTTAAAGCTGAAGATGAATCAAACTGTAAAAATAGAGTTTTAGATTCAGCTCTTACAAAAGCTCTTGGACTCCCAGCATTTTTAGAGATCTTAAAAAGATTTAATTTAGATAAACTTGTGGTAAGTGGAACAGGTCTTTGGTATGGACTTTTTTATCATCATCTAGAAGAGGAACTTGGAATGCACCAAATGGATATTGCAAACTAA
- a CDS encoding PP2C family serine/threonine-protein phosphatase has product MNFKVCGVSIRGRSHEIENSPCQDSIFYKNYGNKSFIALGDGAGSKKFSQVGSKVITSEICDILNRNFDFLYKAKASEAKEFIINKLWDSLQIQAMKKKIAISELSSTLMFIGIKDSKVIIGHLGDGMICMKKGDKIEILSKSEEREYSNMTYFVSPKNATKLNLFKGDLEVLKSIKGFFLFTDGCENFLYSKRLNSVNPILSGVLEFLNKKSEKQVNKQLKISINSCIRDKKTFDDCSLGILSINSNKKVIRINRGIGKKSKYRKCA; this is encoded by the coding sequence ATGAATTTTAAAGTTTGTGGTGTAAGCATTAGAGGGAGATCTCATGAAATTGAGAACTCTCCATGTCAAGATAGTATATTTTATAAAAACTATGGTAACAAGAGTTTTATAGCTTTAGGAGATGGCGCTGGAAGTAAAAAGTTTTCACAGGTAGGTTCTAAGGTGATAACTTCAGAGATTTGTGATATACTAAATAGAAACTTTGACTTTCTTTATAAGGCAAAAGCTAGTGAAGCTAAAGAGTTTATTATTAATAAACTTTGGGACTCTCTTCAAATACAGGCTATGAAAAAAAAGATAGCTATAAGCGAACTAAGCTCAACTCTTATGTTTATAGGCATTAAGGATTCAAAAGTTATTATTGGACATCTTGGTGATGGGATGATTTGCATGAAAAAAGGGGATAAAATAGAGATTCTTTCTAAAAGTGAAGAGAGAGAATACTCCAATATGACATATTTTGTTTCACCTAAAAATGCCACTAAATTAAATCTTTTTAAAGGTGATTTAGAAGTTTTAAAATCGATTAAAGGGTTTTTCCTATTTACAGATGGGTGTGAAAACTTCCTTTATAGCAAAAGATTAAATAGTGTTAATCCAATTTTAAGTGGAGTTTTAGAGTTTTTAAATAAAAAATCTGAAAAACAGGTAAATAAGCAATTAAAAATATCTATTAATAGTTGTATTAGAGATAAGAAAACTTTTGATGATTGTTCTCTTGGAATTTTATCAATAAATTCTAATAAAAAAGTTATTCGTATTAATAGAGGAATTGGAAAGAAAAGTAAATATAGAAAATGTGCTTAA
- a CDS encoding HD domain-containing protein gives MDIIEKCKLFVKNRLSDEKSGHDWHHTLRVFENALDIVKKDGSNVDLTVVKLGALFHDVADHKFGYSDGDRENIIKNAIGVHNLSDEQINHVVYIANNTSFSKGKSLETLESKIVQDADRLDALGAIGIARAFTYGGFLKRDIYNIEGDNDTISHFYEKLLKLKDLMNTEAGKKEALQREQFMVAFLKQFFKEINEGEKYEKSHRE, from the coding sequence ATGGATATTATTGAAAAATGCAAACTATTTGTAAAAAATAGATTAAGTGATGAAAAAAGTGGCCATGATTGGCATCATACTTTAAGAGTTTTTGAAAATGCCCTAGATATAGTAAAAAAAGATGGATCTAATGTAGACTTAACTGTTGTTAAATTAGGAGCTTTATTCCACGATGTGGCAGATCATAAATTTGGCTATAGCGATGGTGACAGGGAAAATATTATTAAAAATGCTATTGGAGTACATAATTTAAGTGACGAGCAAATTAATCATGTTGTATATATTGCTAACAATACCTCTTTTAGCAAAGGAAAATCTTTGGAAACTTTAGAGAGTAAAATTGTTCAAGATGCTGATAGATTGGATGCCCTTGGAGCTATTGGAATTGCTCGTGCTTTTACATATGGTGGCTTTCTCAAAAGAGATATCTATAATATTGAAGGAGATAACGATACCATTTCACATTTTTATGAAAAGTTATTAAAACTTAAAGATTTGATGAACACAGAAGCTGGTAAGAAAGAAGCCCTTCAAAGAGAGCAGTTTATGGTGGCGTTTTTAAAGCAATTTTTTAAAGAGATTAATGAGGGAGAGAAATATGAAAAATCTCACAGAGAATGA
- a CDS encoding helix-turn-helix domain-containing protein, producing the protein MTDDDFLLKAKNENHEAMEKVINQYQKFVYKNSRNFFLRGGEINDLEQ; encoded by the coding sequence ATGACTGATGATGATTTTTTATTAAAAGCAAAAAATGAAAATCATGAAGCAATGGAAAAAGTTATAAATCAATACCAAAAATTCGTTTATAAAAACAGCCGAAACTTTTTCTTAAGAGGCGGAGAAATAAATGATTTGGAACAATAA
- a CDS encoding MFS transporter: MLNILLIIIYLAFISLGLPDAVLGSAWPTMHKELNVHISLAGVCTMVITAGTVISSFFSGKLISRFGTGKVTAFSVFLTAFALLGIYISSSFIWILLLSIPLGLGAGAVDSALNNFVAIYYKAKHMNWLHCFWGIGATSGPFIIALYLLKESGWRMGYATIGIIQSILVVFLFLSLPLWKKFELDNNENSEEKSNTKILNLIKIPGVKSTLITFFSYCAMELTAGLWGSSYLVVTKGVSTEEAAKYISLYYLGITIGRFLSGFLTLKLGNKQMIKMGQITCILGISILILPLSINFQLMGLILIGLGCAPIYPAMLHETPNKFGKEISQKIMGIQMSVAYIGSALVPPLFGILAGVMGFEMLPFFLLALVITMYFMSEKTSQLSLEQG, encoded by the coding sequence ATGTTGAATATACTTTTAATAATAATTTATCTAGCTTTTATTAGTTTAGGGTTACCTGATGCTGTTTTAGGATCAGCTTGGCCAACTATGCATAAAGAACTAAATGTCCACATTTCTTTAGCAGGTGTTTGTACCATGGTTATAACTGCAGGAACAGTAATCTCAAGTTTTTTTAGTGGAAAATTGATAAGTAGATTTGGTACGGGAAAAGTCACAGCTTTTAGTGTTTTTCTAACTGCATTTGCATTGTTAGGAATATATATTTCTTCAAGCTTTATTTGGATATTGCTACTTAGTATCCCTTTGGGATTAGGTGCGGGTGCTGTAGATTCCGCTTTAAATAATTTTGTGGCAATCTATTATAAAGCAAAACATATGAATTGGCTTCATTGCTTTTGGGGAATAGGGGCAACATCTGGACCATTTATTATAGCACTATATCTTTTAAAAGAAAGTGGCTGGAGAATGGGATATGCTACAATAGGAATAATTCAATCTATTTTAGTAGTATTCTTATTTTTATCACTACCTTTATGGAAAAAATTTGAATTAGATAATAATGAAAATTCAGAGGAAAAGTCTAATACAAAGATTTTAAATTTAATAAAAATTCCAGGGGTAAAATCTACTCTTATTACATTTTTTAGTTATTGTGCCATGGAATTGACAGCTGGGCTTTGGGGAAGTTCATACCTTGTTGTAACAAAGGGAGTATCAACTGAAGAAGCTGCTAAATATATATCACTTTATTATTTAGGAATAACTATTGGAAGATTTTTATCTGGATTTTTAACTTTAAAATTAGGAAATAAACAAATGATTAAAATGGGACAAATAACTTGTATTTTAGGAATAAGTATACTTATTTTGCCTCTTTCAATAAATTTTCAATTAATGGGATTAATATTAATTGGTTTAGGTTGTGCTCCAATTTATCCGGCAATGCTTCATGAAACACCTAATAAATTTGGAAAAGAGATATCTCAAAAAATTATGGGAATTCAAATGTCTGTTGCATATATAGGAAGTGCTTTAGTACCACCTTTATTTGGAATATTAGCAGGAGTTATGGGATTTGAAATGTTACCATTCTTTTTACTTGCTCTTGTAATTACAATGTATTTTATGTCGGAGAAAACATCTCAATTATCATTAGAACAAGGTTAA
- a CDS encoding vWA domain-containing protein translates to MKILFDFNNEVEKEAENPMARIPVVIIADTSSSMNGEKINTLNSEIENFYKEINNNSKNEILKYSLDLAVLGFKFDTQARETYPTVVNKFSVMESQKTPTFNAFGHTPLGSTVNTAIDMLEKRKEMYKLGGIQYYQPMLVIISDGDPTDSIESAAKRAIELSLKRKLSVYPVIIGDDGNLDNLQRFTPNKISKRIRTEDLPQVFKWLVSSAKKVSESSINFDINVNITKDWNDIING, encoded by the coding sequence ATGAAAATTTTATTTGATTTTAATAATGAAGTAGAAAAAGAAGCTGAAAACCCAATGGCAAGAATACCAGTTGTAATTATTGCTGATACAAGCTCATCAATGAATGGAGAAAAAATTAATACTCTTAATTCAGAGATTGAAAATTTTTATAAGGAAATCAATAATAATTCTAAAAATGAAATTTTAAAATACTCTTTAGATTTAGCTGTTCTTGGATTTAAATTTGACACTCAAGCTAGAGAAACATACCCTACTGTAGTTAATAAATTTAGTGTTATGGAATCACAAAAAACTCCAACATTTAATGCTTTTGGTCATACACCTTTAGGATCAACAGTAAATACAGCTATAGATATGTTAGAAAAAAGAAAAGAGATGTATAAACTTGGTGGAATCCAATACTACCAACCGATGTTAGTTATCATAAGTGATGGAGATCCAACTGACAGTATTGAAAGTGCTGCTAAAAGAGCCATTGAGTTGTCATTAAAAAGAAAATTAAGTGTTTACCCTGTTATTATAGGAGATGATGGTAACTTAGATAACCTACAAAGATTTACTCCTAATAAAATTTCCAAAAGAATTAGAACTGAAGATTTACCCCAAGTATTTAAATGGTTAGTTTCTAGTGCTAAAAAAGTAAGTGAAAGTTCAATAAATTTTGATATTAATGTAAATATAACTAAAGATTGGAACGATATTATTAATGGTTAG